The Marinilabiliales bacterium genomic sequence GTTGGAGATGTAATAGGCTCCTTTTTAAAATATGGCAATGACAAAACCACCGATTTCCACCTTTTTAGCGACGAAAGCGACTTTACCGGTAACACTGTACTGAATGCCGCAACAATGGACTGCCTGCTCACAAACGGCGACTATGCCGAATTTTACAGGAGCTATACTCAAAAATACCCGGAGAGAGGTTACATTGTTAACTTCTATATATGGATACTGGATAATGACCCGAAACCTTATAATGGCCAGGAGAAAGATTCAGCGCTCAGAGCCTGCCCGGTCGGCTGGGCATTCGACACAATTGATGAGGTGCTGGCGGTAGCGGAAACAAGTGCCTCTGTAACTCACAACCACCCTGAAGGAGTAAAAGGTGCCCAGGCAACAGCGGCTGCAGTATTCCTTGCGCGTACCGGCAAGACTAAACCTGAGATCAGGGAGTATATCGAAACGGCCTTTGGATATGATCTGAGCCGGACTGTCGACCAGATCAGGCCTGGCTATAAATTAAAAGAAAGCTGCCGGGAAACTGTACCTGAAGCCATAACGGCCTTCCTTGAAAGTGATGGTTTTGAGAGTGCCATCAGGCTTGCTGTTTCACTTGGCGGGGACAGCGACACACTGGCATGCATAACCGGCAGCATTGCAGAAGCCTTTTATGGTGAGATCCCGCTTTACATGATCGAATCAACACTCAAGCGCCTTCCCCCTGCACTGATAGATGTGATCACTGAGTTTTCGGAGAGATACAGGTCATCTTGAGGGTAATATCCGGCAATGTGC encodes the following:
- a CDS encoding ADP-ribosylglycohydrolase family protein → MLGAVVGDVIGSFLKYGNDKTTDFHLFSDESDFTGNTVLNAATMDCLLTNGDYAEFYRSYTQKYPERGYIVNFYIWILDNDPKPYNGQEKDSALRACPVGWAFDTIDEVLAVAETSASVTHNHPEGVKGAQATAAAVFLARTGKTKPEIREYIETAFGYDLSRTVDQIRPGYKLKESCRETVPEAITAFLESDGFESAIRLAVSLGGDSDTLACITGSIAEAFYGEIPLYMIESTLKRLPPALIDVITEFSERYRSS